From the Drechmeria coniospora strain ARSEF 6962 chromosome 02, whole genome shotgun sequence genome, the window CCCTGCAACATCAGCTGGCTTCAAGGGCATACTCGTCGACTTTGATCTGGCAAAAGTACGAGACGCCAGTCCGGATCAAACCGGTACAAGACAGTTTATGGCCATCGAGGTATCGTGCAATATCGACCACACTTACCGCCACGATCTGGAGTTGTGTTTCTATATCCTGCTTTAGATGTATGCACGCCAAGCATAGCGCAATCGATTTTTCAATCTACACGAGCAGCTGCCTACAAAGAGCCTTCTTGGCGATGGGATATCGGAAGCTTCGAAGAAATTGCCCACAACAAGGAAGGTTGTGTATTTGTTAATGGGCTTGAACGGATTATGAAGGAGTTTCCAGAATCGTTGGGCATCGTCAAACCGCTCTGCGCCAGTCCGAGCGGATCAAACCGGTACAATACAGGTTATGGCCATCGAGGTATTGTGCAATATCGACCACACTTACCGCCACGATCTGGAGTTGTGTTTCTATATCCTGCTTTAGATGTATGCACGCCAAGCATAGCGCAATCGATTTTTCAATCTACACGAGCAGCTGCCTACAAAGAGCCTTCTTGACGATGGGAGATTGGAAGCTTCGAAGAAATTGCCCGCAACAAGGAAGGCAGTGTATTCGTCAAAGGGCTTCAACGGATTATAAAGGAGTTTGAAGCCTTTCTTGCTGCCTTCTACCGTAACGCGTTTCTTCCCTTTTTATCGTAATGGTAACAGATGCAATCATCTCTAGTAAATATtatactgtattactccgtacttggctGAACTCTGTACACTTGATTGTAATTCGGAGCTGTGGCTCGTGTATGTGGCTTGACTACAAAACGTAGGCCGGGTTGGGACTAGCGCATCGTCACGCGAAGCCAGAGACTAGCAGAGCAATAACCTCTCAGCCACAACTGGCGAGGCTcagtcccccccccccacagACAAGCAGTGACTTTGGAAAAAAAATTTAGCAGCTTCCCATTTCAACAACGACCGAGCCAAAACTCCGGGCGGGAAGCGAATTTTATCACCACGATCCTGCAGCTTCTGCCCTCGTTGAGCCCTCCCACACGAGTGCGTTGATTTATTCACTGCAGGATCACGGGTACATTATCAGTTTCTGTTCACGCCGCCACCATGACCATGGAGATTGTGAAGaagtcggacgaggcggatTACACCATCAAGCCGCAGGCGGTGACTCCGGCGGTTGACACGAGCTCGTGGCCGCTCCTCCTCAAGAATTACGACAAGCGTGAGTGCCGATGGCCGTTCCCTCTCTTGACTTTCAGCCGCTCTTTCGGACCCGACGAGATCTGCCACGAGACAGGATGGTGCTGACGCCGAGGCAGTGCTCGTGCGGACGGGCCATTTCACCCCCATTCCCAATGGATGCTCGCCGTTGAAGCGCGACATCAAGTCGTACATTTCCTCTGGTGTCATCAACCTCGACAAGCCCTCGAATCCGTCGAGTCACGAGGTTGTCGCCTGGGTCAAGCGCATGCTTCGGTACGTATGGCGCTGCTTGTGCCCTGCCCTGCTCCGCCccgcccgtcgacgacggctgtgGCACGATGCAGCATGCGGCGTCGGCTTGTGAGAGTTGCTCGCTAACGACTCGACAGCGTCGAGAAGACTGGCCACAGCGGTACCCTCGACCCCAAGGTCACCGGCTGCTTGATCGTCTGCATCGACCGCGCGACCCGACTCGTCAAGTCGCAGCAAGGCGCCGGAAAAGAGTACGTCTGCGTCATCCGCCTCCACGACAAGGTGCCCGGCGGCCAGGCCCAGTTCGCGCGCGCGCTCGAGACCCTCACCGGCGCCCTCTTCCAGCGCCCGCCGTTGATCTCTGCCGTCAAGCGTCAGCTCCGTATCCGAACCATCCACGAGAGCAAGCTCATCGAGTTCGACAACGACCGCCACCTCGGCGTCTTCTGGGTCAGCTGCGAGGCCGGCACCTACATCCGAACGCTGTGCGTCCACCTCGGTCTCCTGCTCGGTGTCGGTGCCCACATGCAGGAGCTGCGCCGCGTCCGCAGCGGTGCCATGGATGAGTCCAAGCAGCTCGTGACCCTGCACGACGTGCTGGACGCGCAGTGGATGATGGACAACACCCGCGACGAGTCGTACCTGCGCAAGGTCATTTCTCCCCTCGAGACGCTCCTGACGTCCTACAagcgcctcgtcgtcaaggaCAGCGCCGTCAACGCCGTCTGCTACGGAGCCAAGCTCATGCTGCCCGGTCTTTTGCGATACGGTTCGTCGATGCGGTCGTGGGAACAACGCGAGAAGGGTCGCTAACGGAGCTGCAGAGGCTGGCATCGAGCATCACGAGGAGGTTGTCTTGATGACGACCAAGGGCGAGGCCATCGCGCTGGCCATTGCGCAGATGTCGACGGTCGAGATGTCGACGTGCGACCACGGCGTCGTGGCCAAGGTCAAGCGATGCATCATGGAGCGCGACCTGTACCCCCGACGATGGGGTCTCGGCCCCGTCGCTCTTgagaagaagaagctcaAGGCGGACGGCAAGCTGGACAAGTACGGTCGGGCCAACgaggcgacgccggccaagTGGGCCGCCGGCTACCAGGACTACAGCATGCCCGACGCGACGCCCGCGACGCCCAagaaggccgtcgaggagacgacCAAGGTGGAGACGGTGCAGGCCGAGACGCCGGTGACCGAGGACAAGAAACGCAAGAAGCACGAGGGTGAGACGCCCGACGAGAAGGCGGAGCGGAAACGACGgaaggcggagaagaaggcggccaaggcggccaagaaggcggccaagggcgag encodes:
- a CDS encoding centromere/microtubule binding protein CBF5; the protein is MTMEIVKKSDEADYTIKPQAVTPAVDTSSWPLLLKNYDKPALSDPTRSATRQDGADAEAVLVRTGHFTPIPNGCSPLKRDIKSYISSGVINLDKPSNPSSHEVVAWVKRMLRVEKTGHSGTLDPKVTGCLIVCIDRATRLVKSQQGAGKEYVCVIRLHDKVPGGQAQFARALETLTGALFQRPPLISAVKRQLRIRTIHESKLIEFDNDRHLGVFWVSCEAGTYIRTLCVHLGLLLGVGAHMQELRRVRSGAMDESKQLVTLHDVLDAQWMMDNTRDESYLRKVISPLETLLTSYKRLVVKDSAVNAVCYGAKLMLPGLLRYEAGIEHHEEVVLMTTKGEAIALAIAQMSTVEMSTCDHGVVAKVKRCIMERDLYPRRWGLGPVALEKKKLKADGKLDKYGRANEATPAKWAAGYQDYSMPDATPATPKKAVEETTKVETVQAETPVTEDKKRKKHEGETPDEKAERKRRKAEKKAAKAAKKAAKGESAADEEDSD